gactgcaaaacagtcgttttcttccattttcggaatGGCTGTTCGGAGACGCTAGAATTGGGATGAAAAACCTTGCGATATCTTTGTCTAATTACAAACCGAAATCTCCTGTCTCTGAACGCGTAAAGAAGAGGATTAATAAACGAATTGATGCTGAAACACACAGttgtaaaagaacccacaagAATCTCCCTCGTGGTCAGAGGAATATTGTCGAAAGCTCTGGTAAAAAGCCATACTAGACCGATAAAAATTGGGAGTAGAAAAAACATCATGTTGCTAACTACCAGGACGGAAATCTTCTTAGCCAGTTTACCATCTCTTTTGATTCCCATCTGATTTCCAGAACGCCTGACATGTAGAAAAATGTGCAGATACATTGGCAATGTGATTAGATATATCACAACTCCAATAGCCACCAGGCTCGCGCTGTATGCAAATGAATAGGGAATTTCCTTGGCTGGCTGTATCGGAAGGCAGAATGTTGTGGTAGTGTAGGTGCCAATGTGAAAAAATGGAAGAGAGGCCATCAGTACAGCAATTGTCCAAGACATAATGATACTCAATAGACACGCCTTGAATGTAAACTTGGCGTTCGGTCTCATAGCAAAGATAATGGCTACGTATCGTTCAGTTGTTAAAAGAAATGACGATGAAGCGGCGATGAACTGCCCAAAACACCACAAAAATCCGAGTAATGGACATAATTGGTCCATTGCGCTGGAAAATACGTGATAAGACAGCGCATGACGAAAAGAGGTAATAGCCAGAGAATAAACTCCCAGGAAAAAGTCACTGATTGCTAAATTGGAGACAAGCAGCATCGCAGGTATCTTTTTTAGAGACTTGTTTGTTATCGTTGTtgaaaatacaataaagttaAATAAAAGTATTAATGGGGCAAAGAAGAATTCTACGAAGAGAACGCTATTGGCACTTTTCCAGCATCGATGCATAGGCGTAACAGTAATCTGAGAAGAGAAACACTGTTGACTTTCCAACAAACACGTCGGTAAAAACCCATGCGCGGCAATTGTGCGTGACACATTATGTACAACGTATCGTGACCCACGACAGCGTAACGGTGGATACATGTAATACACTCCTTGTTTTAAATGCGTTACGTTGTTATGAGTATCATTCTTGACCAAGGTACAGTTGATGCACGCCTTTGTCCATGTTAGCCCAGTTATCCTTTGAAGCTTTGGTGATTGAAGGACGTGCACCGGAAGTATAAAAAGACTGCGAGTTTCAAACGAAAGAGCCTCAAGCGAAGGCACTTCACGCGAGAGATCTCCCCTCCAGACCTTCAGGTATTGTATTCTAAtttcccttgaaaaaaaggTATATAAAATAAGTAATACTGCTTCTATAGAAGGAACACATTTACCACCAAAAATTCAACATATTGTAGAAAGGCAGGAGCTACAAAAGATTGATACTTACAGGTATTTTAAGTTGGTAAACTGGataaaagtttcttttggaatGATAGTCGTTTTATCATCTATGACTGTActacaaataaaaacaagagttaAAATTACTATCATCATTATAATCATTATCGTTGTTAGTAATTTTCGTTACAGAGTCTTAAgaagtgattggttcaaatttctctcgccattttttcaaccaaacagAAGTGACACCAAAACCAATCGAGGCTTGCGTggtcacattttcccgcgctttgtgtcggctacgtgtaattacttcgagttttggtttactggattgtctccgtcctttttgattggccaaattaataactttggtttgggtttttacgacactcgattgaaactcgctctaagtgCCCCCATCGCCAAATACAtttgacacttcaataaagttcattattctcATTTGATGTGAAAACACAGTGAGTTGAGTTGCGAACTCCTTGCATTGAATGGCGAACAGTATTATTGGCTTTATTGGCTTATAGATTGAAGTAAACAAATCAGAAAGTATCTTAGTAGTAATCAAAAGATTCTAGTCATTAACTTACAAGGCACCAATCAGCTTTGGCCTCTTAATGTAACTGCGCAGGTCATTTTTCAAATCCGTTGTGTGACAAGTGGCCGTCACGTTATACACTGGATCAGAAGAGCATGAGCACGTTGGCGAGACACAGTTTTCCGGAGGAGATGATGAAAGAGAAGGTGCGACAAGATCGACGACGATAAGTAATGTCAAGGACAGTATATCCATGCACCTGTAAGACACAAAGTGGTTTTCTTAACTGAAATATGAAATTA
This portion of the Montipora capricornis isolate CH-2021 chromosome 11, ASM3666992v2, whole genome shotgun sequence genome encodes:
- the LOC138022912 gene encoding probable glycoprotein hormone G-protein coupled receptor, whose translation is MCMDILSLTLLIVVDLVAPSLSSSPPENCVSPTCSCSSDPVYNVTATCHTTDLKNDLRSYIKRPKLIGAFTVIDDKTTIIPKETFIQFTNLKYLEIRIQYLKVWRGDLSREVPSLEALSFETRSLFILPVHVLQSPKLQRITGLTWTKACINCTLVKNDTHNNVTHLKQGVYYMYPPLRCRGSRYVVHNVSRTIAAHGFLPTCLLESQQCFSSQITVTPMHRCWKSANSVLFVEFFFAPLILLFNFIVFSTTITNKSLKKIPAMLLVSNLAISDFFLGVYSLAITSFRHALSYHVFSSAMDQLCPLLGFLWCFGQFIAASSSFLLTTERYVAIIFAMRPNAKFTFKACLLSIIMSWTIAVLMASLPFFHIGTYTTTTFCLPIQPAKEIPYSFAYSASLVAIGVVIYLITLPMYLHIFLHVRRSGNQMGIKRDGKLAKKISVLVVSNMMFFLLPIFIGLVWLFTRAFDNIPLTTREILVGSFTTVCFSINSFINPLLYAFRDRRFRFVIRQRYRKVFHPNSSVSEQPFRKWKKTTVLQSSC